Proteins encoded by one window of Deinococcus radiodurans R1 = ATCC 13939 = DSM 20539:
- a CDS encoding Na+/H+ antiporter subunit E, whose amino-acid sequence MNGLALNLILALVWALFLGEVSLRSLSIGFLLGFAVLTLFHRALGSRAYIRAVGGALRLTAYFVAELVRANFQMARLALRPHPQLHQMIVAVPLRLRGEGALTLLAALTGLLPGTVTLGFSPDQGTMYIHAAGLEQRSAVRRSVQEIETRLLQILGERQGSS is encoded by the coding sequence GTGAACGGTCTTGCCCTCAACCTGATTCTGGCGCTGGTCTGGGCACTGTTTCTGGGCGAGGTCAGCCTGCGGAGCCTGAGCATCGGCTTCCTGCTGGGCTTCGCGGTCCTGACCCTCTTTCACCGGGCGCTGGGCAGCCGCGCCTATATCCGGGCGGTGGGCGGGGCGCTGCGGCTGACGGCGTACTTCGTGGCCGAACTGGTGCGGGCGAACTTCCAGATGGCGCGGCTCGCCCTGCGGCCCCACCCGCAACTTCACCAGATGATCGTCGCCGTGCCGTTGCGGCTGCGCGGCGAGGGGGCGCTGACCCTGCTCGCCGCGCTGACGGGGCTGCTGCCAGGCACCGTCACGCTGGGCTTCTCGCCGGACCAGGGCACCATGTATATCCACGCGGCGGGTCTGGAGCAGCGCAGCGCCGTGCGCCGCAGTGTGCAGGAAATCGAAACGCGGCTGTTGCAGATACTGGGGGAAAGGCAGGGCTCCAGCTGA
- a CDS encoding sensor domain-containing protein, whose amino-acid sequence MPAAPTDAHAALPIALRDLIRLHAPQATLLAAIGQRILNIQAEGAPTEEAQLVPPDDWLEHGDLAWITRDGALLGLLWSDGAPVPDGAVQVLTLLLSAASAEGASREADMLITQLPAATAWLSAELEFRQVSRTFLELFGLTGADVLGRTVHEVFPDHAALAQQLDSAAAGRAVQLGDERVPSLPGHSGERWLRGSARPYFGGAAAGVLWTVQDVSTEHTQTTQFAALLGTDLPLALLGPGGAVQGASRGMRQLLGEPEDLAEAQAHPQRPLHEWPCWAPAGARLLQDLIQSAEAGRPSPVPSEIALARGGQLPLLVRRSDTVPGLLLAEGVRPAAVSEDNGAARLLHLSGAATILLDPQGRVQLISEPAARLLGFDPHNIALTGLPLPRLHQQLGIKLHTPQGNPLTVPPLSALTLPHNGEVLAVLPGGVTRHLEISLSALPGSGQSTGSSAASPGRSAAPELLLSLRDVTTLRRAQAKLRHDASHDGLTGLLNRSGLRAALGQATAAQTGGMVACLDIDGFGGLNAALSRTAGDLLLIQVAARLNDLAELEGGQAARLADDTFAVYLPQLGAAVGGQKLQAALREPLRTGKRLVPVTFSLGAAPLLAAAPEQALADAEVALQHARRQGRGQLTVFEPDMRAEEAQTFELEDQLRAVLDRGLQHEQFSLLYQPAVSLKDGRVLGAEALLRWTHPELGNVSPARFLPLAQRSDLITSIGEWVVREAVQGRTQLRDATGQRNWRTSVNLSLEELRREGAIERLLPLITRPSALDIEVSASSLLDHSEETLGLLDALRARGARLIVDDFGDGASSLTALTQFPLYGVKLHPTLTTRLPGDQKSLKLVQGTVSLAHSLGLTVTAVGVETYAQLDMLRDLGCDAAQGYALTPPLSAGDLVTWVQGR is encoded by the coding sequence ATGCCCGCTGCCCCGACCGATGCCCATGCCGCGTTGCCCATTGCCCTGCGTGACCTGATCCGGCTGCACGCTCCGCAGGCCACCCTGCTGGCCGCCATCGGGCAACGGATTTTGAACATTCAGGCCGAGGGCGCGCCCACCGAGGAAGCGCAACTGGTGCCGCCCGACGACTGGCTCGAACACGGCGACCTCGCCTGGATCACGCGCGACGGAGCGCTGCTGGGACTGCTGTGGTCCGACGGGGCGCCGGTGCCCGACGGCGCGGTGCAGGTGCTCACGCTGCTGCTCTCGGCGGCGAGTGCCGAGGGGGCGAGCCGCGAGGCCGACATGCTGATCACCCAGCTTCCCGCCGCAACGGCGTGGCTGAGCGCCGAGCTGGAGTTCCGACAGGTCAGCCGCACCTTTCTGGAACTGTTCGGGCTGACCGGGGCGGATGTGCTGGGCCGCACCGTCCACGAGGTTTTTCCCGACCACGCGGCGCTCGCGCAGCAGCTCGACAGCGCGGCGGCTGGGCGGGCCGTGCAACTCGGCGACGAGCGGGTGCCGTCCCTGCCGGGGCACAGCGGGGAGCGCTGGCTGCGTGGGTCGGCGCGGCCTTACTTCGGCGGCGCGGCGGCGGGCGTGCTGTGGACCGTGCAGGACGTGAGCACCGAGCACACCCAGACGACCCAGTTCGCCGCGCTGCTCGGCACCGACTTGCCGCTGGCGCTGCTGGGACCGGGCGGCGCGGTGCAGGGGGCGAGCCGGGGGATGCGTCAACTGCTGGGGGAACCCGAAGACCTCGCCGAAGCCCAGGCTCACCCCCAGCGGCCCCTGCACGAGTGGCCCTGCTGGGCTCCGGCGGGCGCGCGGCTGCTTCAGGACCTCATTCAGAGCGCAGAGGCGGGGCGGCCCAGCCCGGTGCCGAGCGAGATTGCACTGGCGCGCGGCGGGCAACTGCCGCTGCTGGTGCGCCGCAGCGACACCGTGCCGGGGCTGCTGCTCGCCGAGGGTGTCCGACCCGCCGCGGTGAGCGAGGACAACGGCGCGGCGCGGCTGCTGCACCTGAGCGGCGCGGCCACCATACTGCTCGACCCGCAGGGCCGGGTGCAGCTCATCAGTGAGCCGGCGGCGCGGCTGCTGGGCTTCGACCCCCACAACATCGCCCTGACCGGGCTGCCGCTGCCGCGCCTGCACCAGCAACTCGGCATCAAGCTGCACACCCCGCAGGGCAACCCGCTGACGGTGCCCCCCCTCTCGGCGCTGACCCTGCCGCACAACGGCGAGGTGCTGGCCGTGTTGCCCGGCGGCGTGACCCGGCATCTGGAAATCAGCCTCTCGGCCCTGCCGGGGAGCGGTCAGTCCACCGGTTCCTCGGCCGCTTCCCCGGGCCGGAGCGCCGCGCCCGAGCTGCTGCTCTCGCTGCGCGACGTGACCACCCTGCGCCGCGCCCAGGCCAAACTGCGCCACGACGCCTCGCACGACGGGCTGACCGGCCTGCTCAACCGCAGCGGGCTGCGCGCGGCGCTGGGTCAGGCCACGGCAGCACAAACGGGCGGGATGGTCGCCTGCCTCGACATTGACGGCTTCGGGGGCCTCAACGCGGCGCTGAGCCGCACGGCGGGCGACCTGCTGCTTATTCAGGTGGCGGCGCGGCTCAACGACCTCGCGGAGCTGGAAGGCGGGCAGGCGGCGCGGCTGGCCGACGACACCTTCGCCGTGTACCTGCCGCAGCTCGGGGCCGCCGTGGGGGGCCAGAAGCTCCAGGCGGCGCTGCGCGAACCGCTGCGGACCGGCAAGCGGCTGGTGCCGGTGACCTTTTCGCTGGGGGCCGCGCCGCTGCTGGCCGCGGCCCCCGAGCAAGCCCTGGCCGACGCCGAGGTGGCGCTGCAACACGCCCGGCGCCAGGGACGCGGGCAACTGACGGTGTTCGAGCCGGACATGCGCGCCGAGGAAGCCCAGACCTTCGAGCTCGAAGACCAGTTGCGGGCGGTGCTGGACCGCGGCCTGCAACACGAGCAGTTCTCGCTGCTCTACCAGCCGGCGGTCAGCCTCAAAGACGGCCGGGTGCTGGGCGCCGAGGCGCTGCTGCGCTGGACACACCCCGAACTCGGCAACGTCTCGCCCGCCCGCTTTCTGCCCCTCGCGCAGCGCAGCGACCTCATCACCTCCATCGGCGAATGGGTGGTGCGCGAGGCGGTGCAGGGCCGCACGCAGCTGCGCGACGCCACCGGGCAACGCAACTGGCGCACCAGCGTCAACCTCAGCCTGGAAGAGCTGCGGCGCGAAGGGGCCATCGAGCGCCTGCTGCCGCTGATTACCCGCCCGAGTGCGCTGGACATTGAGGTGAGTGCGAGCAGCCTGCTCGACCACAGCGAGGAAACCCTGGGCCTGCTCGACGCCCTGCGCGCGCGCGGTGCCCGGCTGATCGTGGACGACTTCGGCGACGGCGCGAGCAGCCTGACCGCGCTGACCCAGTTTCCGCTCTACGGCGTCAAGCTGCACCCCACCCTGACCACCCGGCTGCCGGGCGACCAGAAATCGCTCAAGCTGGTGCAGGGCACGGTCAGCCTCGCGCACAGCCTGGGCCTGACGGTCACGGCGGTGGGGGTCGAAACCTACGCCCAGCTCGACATGCTGCGTGACCTGGGCTGCGACGCCGCGCAGGGCTACGCGCTGACCCCGCCGCTAAGCGCGGGCGACCTGGTGACGTGGGTGCAGGGGCGCTAG
- the minE gene encoding cell division topological specificity factor MinE — translation MFGWFKGRRSKETLKDRLELVLAYDRAKIAPGKVEALRNDLLEVVQKYFPSGNSKVEVEQDGDKVVLMASISIEEASLSTEEESAAEDKSDKPSA, via the coding sequence ATGTTCGGTTGGTTCAAGGGACGCCGCTCCAAGGAAACGCTCAAGGACCGCCTCGAACTGGTGCTCGCCTATGACCGCGCCAAGATCGCGCCCGGCAAGGTCGAGGCCCTGCGCAACGACCTGCTGGAAGTCGTCCAAAAGTACTTCCCCTCGGGCAACTCCAAGGTCGAGGTCGAGCAGGACGGTGACAAGGTGGTCTTGATGGCGAGTATCTCCATCGAAGAGGCTTCGCTCAGCACCGAAGAAGAGAGCGCCGCCGAGGACAAGTCGGACAAACCGAGCGCCTGA
- the minD gene encoding septum site-determining protein MinD, with product MDAKVIVVTSGKGGVGKTTTTANIGAALARLGEKVVVIDVDVGLRNLDVVMGLESRVVFDLVDVLEGKCRMNQALIRDKRVENLHLLPASQTRDKDALDPEVFKEVVKGLLEEEGFDRVLIDSPAGIESGFRTAAAPAEGALVVVNPEVSSVRDADRIIGLLEAQQITEIRLVVNRLRPKMVASGNMLSIDDMVDILGVKPIGIVPEDEGIIVSTNVGEPAVLGKTKAGDAFMATAQRIQGQDVPFPKLTEEEKGIWAAIRRLFGGGS from the coding sequence ATGGATGCCAAAGTGATTGTCGTCACGTCGGGCAAGGGGGGCGTGGGCAAGACCACGACCACCGCCAACATCGGCGCGGCCCTGGCCCGACTGGGTGAAAAAGTCGTTGTGATCGACGTGGACGTGGGTTTGCGGAACCTGGACGTGGTGATGGGCTTAGAGTCCCGCGTGGTGTTCGATTTGGTGGACGTGCTGGAAGGCAAGTGCCGCATGAATCAGGCACTGATCCGCGACAAGCGCGTGGAGAACCTGCACCTGCTGCCCGCCTCGCAGACCCGCGACAAGGACGCCCTGGACCCCGAGGTCTTCAAGGAAGTCGTCAAGGGCCTGCTGGAAGAAGAGGGCTTCGACCGCGTGCTGATCGACTCGCCCGCCGGGATCGAGTCGGGCTTCCGCACCGCCGCCGCCCCCGCCGAGGGCGCCCTGGTGGTCGTGAACCCCGAAGTGTCGTCGGTGCGCGACGCCGACCGCATCATCGGCCTGCTCGAAGCGCAGCAGATCACCGAGATTCGGCTGGTCGTCAACCGCCTGCGTCCCAAGATGGTGGCGAGCGGCAACATGCTCTCCATCGACGACATGGTGGACATCCTGGGCGTCAAGCCCATCGGAATCGTGCCTGAGGACGAGGGCATCATCGTCTCGACCAACGTCGGTGAGCCGGCGGTGCTCGGCAAGACCAAGGCGGGCGACGCCTTCATGGCGACCGCGCAGCGCATTCAGGGTCAGGACGTGCCCTTTCCCAAGCTGACCGAGGAAGAAAAAGGCATCTGGGCCGCCATTCGCCGCCTGTTCGGGGGTGGGAGCTGA
- a CDS encoding DsbA family protein — translation MTRLSGNNQNRSVLIIGTLVAAALIALALFAVRGKSTTTTGEAQTFTYANLPYAGQANAPVNVLVVEDFKCPNCKSFEETVAPELRTKYVGTGKVKMYSLVYPFLADRLPEDDSKYAAQAARCVYAQGKNDAFNTYKEILFRAQGPETEVWATKSRLKELATSLDIDQAKFATCLDNDETAAQVETDKQEALKAGVGGTPTVFVNGKLVNVQSDYVKDISAAIDEALKP, via the coding sequence ATGACCCGACTTTCCGGAAACAATCAGAACCGCAGCGTCCTGATCATCGGCACCCTGGTCGCCGCCGCGCTGATCGCCCTCGCCCTGTTCGCCGTGCGCGGCAAGAGCACGACCACGACTGGCGAGGCGCAGACCTTCACCTACGCCAACTTGCCCTACGCGGGGCAGGCGAACGCGCCGGTCAACGTACTGGTCGTCGAGGACTTCAAGTGCCCCAACTGCAAGTCCTTCGAGGAAACGGTGGCGCCCGAACTGCGGACCAAATACGTGGGGACCGGCAAGGTCAAGATGTACTCGCTGGTCTACCCCTTCCTCGCCGACCGTCTACCCGAAGACGACAGCAAGTACGCCGCCCAGGCCGCCCGCTGCGTCTACGCTCAGGGCAAGAACGACGCTTTCAATACCTACAAGGAAATCCTGTTCCGCGCCCAGGGCCCGGAAACCGAAGTCTGGGCCACCAAGTCGCGCCTGAAGGAGCTGGCGACCAGCCTCGATATCGACCAGGCCAAGTTCGCCACTTGCCTCGACAACGACGAAACCGCCGCGCAGGTCGAGACCGACAAGCAAGAAGCCCTCAAGGCGGGCGTGGGCGGCACCCCCACCGTCTTCGTCAACGGCAAGCTGGTGAATGTCCAGAGCGATTACGTCAAGGACATCTCGGCGGCCATCGACGAAGCCCTCAAGCCGTGA
- a CDS encoding disulfide bond formation protein B, whose protein sequence is MNRDTRLYLAWLVALAATLGSLYFSEIRHFNPCPLCWAQRIFMYPLAVILGIAAFVGDHGVRRYVLPLAALGLGFAIFQNLETWGFVQSIKACTVNAAAACNTPWPVWGTSQDTLNRALTIPVLSMIAFALILALLSWPRQRVTVPESAAVQG, encoded by the coding sequence ATGAACCGCGACACCCGGTTGTACCTGGCCTGGTTGGTGGCCCTCGCCGCCACCCTTGGCAGCCTGTATTTCAGTGAGATTCGGCACTTCAACCCCTGCCCGCTGTGCTGGGCGCAGCGCATCTTCATGTACCCGCTGGCCGTCATTCTGGGCATCGCGGCGTTTGTGGGCGACCACGGCGTGCGGCGCTACGTGCTGCCGCTGGCGGCGCTGGGGCTGGGCTTCGCCATCTTCCAGAACCTCGAAACCTGGGGTTTCGTTCAGTCCATCAAGGCGTGCACCGTCAACGCTGCCGCTGCCTGCAACACCCCCTGGCCGGTGTGGGGAACCAGCCAGGACACGCTGAACCGTGCGCTCACCATCCCGGTGCTGAGCATGATCGCCTTTGCGCTGATTCTGGCGCTGCTGAGCTGGCCCCGGCAGCGCGTGACCGTGCCCGAAAGCGCGGCAGTCCAGGGCTAA
- the rplS gene encoding 50S ribosomal protein L19, protein MQTHIKINRGELLRGIEQDHTRQLPDFRPGDTVRVDTKVREGNRTRSQAFEGVVIAINGSGSRKSFTVRKISFGEGVERVFPFASPLVNQVTIVERGKVRRAKLYYLRELRGKAARIKSDRSRVMKDAARAQQDKANASASQAAAAQADVTVISAAPEVAPETQGE, encoded by the coding sequence ATGCAGACCCACATCAAGATCAACCGCGGCGAGCTGCTGCGCGGCATCGAGCAGGACCACACCCGCCAGCTTCCCGACTTCCGCCCCGGCGACACCGTGCGCGTGGACACCAAGGTGCGCGAAGGCAACCGCACCCGCAGCCAGGCCTTTGAAGGCGTCGTCATCGCCATCAACGGCTCGGGCAGCCGCAAGAGCTTTACCGTGCGCAAGATTTCGTTCGGTGAAGGTGTGGAGCGCGTGTTCCCCTTCGCTAGCCCCCTGGTCAATCAGGTGACCATCGTGGAACGCGGCAAGGTCCGCCGCGCCAAGCTGTACTACCTGCGCGAACTGCGCGGCAAGGCCGCCCGCATCAAGAGCGACCGCAGCCGCGTGATGAAAGACGCCGCCCGCGCCCAGCAGGACAAGGCGAACGCCAGCGCCAGCCAGGCCGCTGCGGCTCAGGCCGACGTGACCGTCATCAGCGCCGCTCCCGAAGTGGCCCCCGAAACCCAGGGCGAATAA
- the tsaB gene encoding tRNA (adenosine(37)-N6)-threonylcarbamoyltransferase complex dimerization subunit type 1 TsaB, whose product MTVSAAPVTPLSVTLALDTATPFLTLAVSWPGGELERVQEVGRASAERLADETRALFGAAGLPFQAQTIVIGTGPGSYTGVRVGASYALGLARVWGAEVRGVSTLESLVRGDGPQAVSLDARKGNVYSAVYEVSAGTVTDTVQPVARRPLAEFEAELSGLPHWRDPAPSGLALLRAGLAHGAKDWELAYL is encoded by the coding sequence ATGACCGTCTCCGCCGCCCCTGTCACCCCTCTTTCTGTGACCCTCGCCCTGGACACCGCCACCCCCTTCCTCACGCTGGCCGTGAGCTGGCCCGGCGGCGAGCTGGAGCGGGTGCAGGAGGTCGGGCGGGCGAGCGCCGAGCGGCTGGCCGACGAGACCCGTGCCCTGTTCGGGGCGGCGGGGCTGCCGTTTCAGGCCCAGACCATCGTTATCGGCACCGGCCCCGGCTCCTATACCGGCGTGCGCGTCGGCGCGAGTTACGCGCTGGGGCTCGCCCGCGTGTGGGGCGCCGAAGTGCGCGGCGTGTCCACCCTGGAAAGTCTGGTGCGCGGCGACGGCCCGCAGGCGGTGAGCCTCGACGCCCGCAAAGGCAACGTGTATAGCGCGGTCTATGAGGTCAGCGCAGGCACCGTAACAGACACCGTGCAGCCCGTCGCCCGCCGCCCGCTGGCCGAGTTCGAGGCTGAGTTGAGTGGCCTCCCCCACTGGCGCGACCCGGCGCCGAGTGGCCTCGCGCTGCTGCGAGCAGGGCTGGCGCACGGGGCCAAGGACTGGGAACTGGCTTACCTGTAA
- a CDS encoding citrate/2-methylcitrate synthase yields MSNIAKGLEGVLFTESKLTFINGSEGILTHLGIPIQEWAEKSTFEELSLALLDAKLPTAEELAKFDAELKANRAIPDQLVGIIRDMPKGVHPMQALRTAVSYLGLLDPQAEDITPEARRAISTRMIAQFSTIIAAINRAQEGQDIVAPRADLTHAGNFLYMLTGNEPTPEQARLFDIALVLHADHGMNASTFTAIATSSTLSDMYSCMVSAIGALKGPLHGGANEAVMTMLDEIGTVDKAEAYITGKLDNKEKIMGVGHRVYKYFDPRSRVLRDYAEHVANKEGKSNYYQILEAIEKIIVDRMGAKGIYPNVDFYSGTVYSDLGIKKEYFTPIFALARISGWCASVIEYSQDNRLLRPDAEYTGARDQHYVDIKDRQ; encoded by the coding sequence ATGTCGAACATTGCCAAAGGGCTTGAAGGTGTTCTCTTTACCGAGAGCAAGCTGACGTTTATCAACGGCTCGGAGGGCATTCTGACCCACCTGGGCATTCCGATTCAGGAATGGGCCGAAAAGAGCACCTTCGAGGAACTCAGCCTCGCGCTGCTCGACGCCAAACTGCCCACCGCCGAGGAACTCGCCAAGTTCGACGCCGAACTCAAGGCCAACCGCGCCATCCCCGATCAGCTCGTGGGCATCATCCGCGACATGCCCAAGGGCGTACACCCCATGCAGGCGCTGCGCACGGCGGTCAGCTACCTGGGCCTGCTCGACCCTCAGGCCGAGGACATCACCCCTGAGGCCCGGCGCGCCATCAGCACCCGCATGATCGCGCAGTTCTCGACCATCATCGCGGCGATCAACCGCGCCCAAGAAGGCCAGGACATCGTGGCCCCCCGCGCCGACCTGACCCACGCGGGCAACTTCCTGTACATGCTGACCGGCAACGAGCCCACCCCCGAGCAGGCCCGTCTGTTCGACATCGCGCTCGTGCTGCACGCCGACCACGGCATGAACGCCTCGACCTTCACGGCGATTGCGACCAGCTCGACCCTCAGCGACATGTACTCCTGCATGGTGAGCGCCATCGGCGCGCTCAAAGGCCCGCTGCACGGCGGCGCCAACGAAGCCGTGATGACCATGCTCGACGAAATCGGCACCGTGGACAAGGCCGAGGCGTACATCACGGGGAAGCTCGACAACAAAGAGAAGATCATGGGCGTGGGCCACCGCGTCTACAAGTACTTCGACCCCCGCTCGCGCGTGCTGCGCGACTACGCCGAGCACGTCGCCAACAAAGAAGGCAAGAGCAACTACTACCAGATCCTCGAAGCCATCGAGAAGATCATCGTGGACCGCATGGGCGCCAAGGGCATCTACCCCAACGTGGACTTCTACTCCGGCACCGTGTACAGCGACCTGGGCATCAAGAAGGAATACTTCACCCCCATCTTTGCCCTGGCCCGCATCAGCGGCTGGTGCGCCAGCGTCATCGAGTACAGCCAGGACAACCGCCTGCTGCGCCCCGACGCCGAGTACACCGGCGCCCGCGACCAGCACTACGTGGACATCAAAGACCGCCAGTAA
- a CDS encoding DUF72 domain-containing protein, translated as MRVYIGCGGYTDEDWTAPGLIYEGVKKDAFLETYAHHFDAVELNSSFYAIPGLKAFEGMVRKSGGWVRFAVKLNKVFTHVRAPTDTDFDRMLQSPEPLREAGMMGPYLAQFPYSFHRTAANRKYLALLTERFAGHELAVELRHASWDKPEVREGMGEFGIIWVSPDYPPVGGMPEPQVHVTGDVGYLRLHGRNRETWWEGQSAGERHDYLYNRAEMDEWAEKIAAVAGDLSELYVFFQNTTGGHALKNIPMLREALNARGVPVQTPEAHDGGRLL; from the coding sequence ATGCGCGTCTACATCGGCTGCGGCGGCTACACCGACGAGGACTGGACGGCTCCGGGCCTGATTTACGAGGGCGTCAAGAAAGACGCCTTTCTGGAGACCTACGCCCACCACTTCGACGCGGTGGAGCTCAATTCATCGTTCTACGCGATTCCCGGCCTCAAGGCCTTTGAAGGCATGGTCCGCAAATCGGGCGGGTGGGTGCGCTTCGCCGTCAAGTTGAACAAGGTCTTTACCCACGTACGCGCTCCCACCGACACCGACTTTGACCGAATGCTCCAGAGCCCCGAGCCACTGCGCGAGGCCGGCATGATGGGGCCGTATCTGGCGCAGTTTCCCTACTCGTTTCACCGCACCGCCGCCAACCGCAAGTATCTGGCGCTGCTCACCGAGCGCTTTGCTGGGCACGAACTCGCGGTGGAACTGCGGCACGCGAGCTGGGACAAACCCGAAGTCCGCGAGGGCATGGGCGAATTCGGCATCATCTGGGTCAGCCCGGATTACCCGCCAGTGGGTGGGATGCCCGAACCCCAGGTCCACGTAACCGGCGACGTGGGCTACCTGCGCCTGCACGGGCGCAACCGCGAAACCTGGTGGGAAGGCCAGAGCGCGGGCGAGCGCCACGATTACCTCTACAACCGCGCCGAGATGGACGAATGGGCCGAGAAAATTGCGGCAGTCGCCGGTGACCTCTCCGAGCTGTACGTGTTTTTCCAGAACACGACTGGCGGGCATGCCCTCAAAAACATCCCCATGCTGCGCGAGGCCCTGAATGCGCGGGGGGTGCCGGTGCAGACGCCCGAAGCGCATGATGGTGGCAGGCTGCTGTAA
- the zapE gene encoding cell division protein ZapE, which translates to MTRSVSHPPYADPFAHPPETSPQELTAQLTPGARFQDVRFENYRPNPEFPSQAQARDQLAEFVRQAGQKASGGGFWPFKRRAPEGRGFYLDGGFGVGKTHLLASAYHAAKGQSGGSGGDVAFMSFQDLMYLIGALGMPQAIETFRNYKLLLIDEFELDDPGNTHMANTFLGGLMPSGVSVVATSNTEPGALGAGRFNAEDFQRQIQGIADRFGPHRIDGPDYRQRGTEPAQPLSEAEFAAWLARQNPQTTALMTHAELNRALLSVHPSRFARVLEQVSGVAVTNLEPMPEQGEALRFVHFVDKVYDLGLSAAFTGVPLNALFDDIYRNGGYAKKYSRALSRLSEMLREARG; encoded by the coding sequence GTGACCCGCTCCGTCAGCCACCCGCCCTACGCCGACCCCTTCGCCCACCCGCCCGAGACTTCGCCACAGGAACTGACCGCCCAGCTGACTCCCGGCGCCCGTTTTCAGGACGTGCGCTTTGAGAACTACCGGCCCAACCCGGAGTTTCCCAGTCAGGCGCAGGCGCGCGACCAGCTTGCGGAATTCGTGCGGCAGGCGGGGCAAAAGGCGAGCGGCGGGGGCTTCTGGCCCTTCAAGCGGAGGGCCCCGGAAGGGCGCGGATTTTACCTCGACGGCGGCTTCGGCGTGGGCAAAACGCACCTGCTGGCGAGCGCTTACCACGCGGCCAAAGGGCAGTCTGGGGGCAGCGGGGGCGACGTGGCCTTCATGTCGTTTCAGGACCTGATGTACCTGATCGGGGCGCTGGGGATGCCGCAGGCCATCGAGACTTTCCGGAACTACAAGCTGCTGCTGATCGACGAATTTGAACTCGACGACCCCGGCAACACCCACATGGCGAACACCTTTCTGGGCGGGCTGATGCCGAGCGGCGTGAGCGTGGTGGCGACCTCCAACACCGAGCCGGGGGCGCTAGGCGCAGGGCGCTTCAATGCCGAGGATTTTCAGCGGCAGATTCAGGGGATCGCCGACCGCTTCGGGCCGCACCGGATAGACGGCCCCGACTACCGCCAGCGCGGCACCGAGCCCGCCCAGCCGCTCAGCGAGGCCGAGTTCGCGGCGTGGCTCGCGCGCCAGAACCCGCAGACGACGGCGCTGATGACGCACGCCGAACTCAACCGCGCTCTGCTGAGCGTGCACCCGAGCCGCTTTGCCCGCGTGCTGGAGCAGGTGAGCGGCGTAGCGGTGACGAACCTGGAACCGATGCCCGAGCAGGGAGAAGCGCTGCGCTTCGTGCATTTCGTGGACAAGGTGTACGACCTCGGGCTGAGCGCCGCGTTTACCGGGGTGCCGCTCAATGCCCTGTTTGACGACATCTACCGCAACGGCGGCTACGCCAAGAAGTACAGCCGGGCGCTGAGCCGCCTCTCGGAAATGCTGCGGGAGGCGCGGGGGTAA